A region from the Pseudonocardia petroleophila genome encodes:
- a CDS encoding NADP-dependent oxidoreductase, translated as MTDNHQVRLAARPEGLPTPEVWEHTTEPVPEPADGRFVVRVTHLSLDPAMRGWMNAGRSYVPPVGVGEVMRALGAGQVVASRHPDFPEGAWVTGIFGVQEYAESDGGGVTVVDPSVVPLPTYLAVLGMTGMTAYFGLFDVGALRDGETVVVSGAAGAVGSVVGQLAKLKGARVIGIAGGAEKCAWIVDELGFDAAIDYRTEDVGKALRTHAPNGIDVYFDNVGGEILDAALARLRLGARVVVCGAISTYNATDRPAGPANYMSLLVNRARMEGFVVFDYADRYAEAAVELGGWLREGKLRSREDVVRGGVADFPDTLLRLFRGENTGKLILQIGE; from the coding sequence ATGACCGACAACCACCAGGTCCGCCTCGCCGCCCGTCCCGAGGGCCTCCCGACGCCCGAGGTGTGGGAGCACACCACCGAGCCCGTGCCGGAGCCCGCCGACGGCCGGTTCGTCGTCCGGGTCACGCACCTGAGCCTCGACCCGGCCATGCGCGGCTGGATGAACGCCGGCCGCTCCTACGTGCCGCCGGTGGGCGTCGGGGAGGTCATGCGGGCGCTCGGCGCGGGGCAGGTCGTGGCCTCGCGGCACCCCGACTTCCCGGAGGGCGCGTGGGTCACCGGCATCTTCGGGGTGCAGGAGTACGCGGAGTCCGACGGCGGCGGCGTGACCGTCGTCGACCCGTCGGTGGTGCCGCTGCCCACCTACCTCGCCGTGCTCGGCATGACGGGGATGACCGCCTACTTCGGCCTGTTCGACGTGGGCGCGCTGCGCGACGGCGAGACCGTCGTGGTGTCGGGCGCGGCCGGCGCGGTCGGCAGCGTCGTCGGGCAGCTCGCGAAGCTGAAGGGCGCCCGCGTGATCGGGATCGCGGGCGGGGCGGAGAAGTGCGCCTGGATCGTCGACGAGCTGGGCTTCGACGCGGCGATCGACTACCGCACCGAGGACGTGGGGAAGGCCCTGCGCACGCACGCCCCCAACGGCATCGACGTGTACTTCGACAACGTGGGCGGGGAGATCCTCGACGCCGCGCTGGCCCGGCTGCGGCTCGGTGCCCGCGTGGTGGTCTGCGGCGCGATCAGCACCTACAACGCCACCGACCGCCCGGCCGGACCGGCGAACTACATGTCCCTGCTGGTCAACCGTGCGCGGATGGAGGGCTTCGTCGTCTTCGACTACGCCGACCGCTACGCCGAGGCCGCCGTCGAGCTGGGCGGCTGGCTGCGCGAGGGGAAGCTGCGCAGCCGCGAGGACGTGGTGCGCGGGGGCGTGGCCGACTTCCCGGACACGCTGCTGCGGCTGTTCCGCGGCGAGAACACCGGCAAGCTGATCCTGCAGATCGGCGAGTAG
- a CDS encoding fused MFS/spermidine synthase produces MNARFARFVVLVSGAAILVVETLATRLVAPYVGLTLESTTAVIGVALAGIAAGASLGGRWADVFPPRRVAAGALAAGGLGVLAVRPLVRLLGPVLGPGPVAAILLVAASTLVSVTALAMVTPAITRARLTTVDGSGSVIGELSAAGTIGSLAGTFLTGFVLVTFLPVTAILLITAAACLVLALLVVEDARRSALTRGGVAAVLLAVALVAVPGRCDADTVYYCARVDADPERASAQVLVLDDLRHSYVDRADPAHLEFAYTQRFGDAIDAAFPAGAPLRAVHVGGGGFTMPRWLAATRPGSTSTVLEVDQGVVDLGRRELGVDEIPDVDIRVGDARTTLAALPDGSADLVVGDAFGARSVPWHLATTEFVDEVRRVLRPGGLYVLNIIDRDPRALLAAETATVAGRFVTVALLVRPDQLTPGGGGNAVLVASDRAPDLGALAAAAAARGEPGSLLDDAATRALAQDAPVLTDDRAPVDQLQT; encoded by the coding sequence GTGAATGCACGGTTCGCCCGGTTCGTCGTCCTCGTCAGCGGCGCAGCGATCCTCGTCGTCGAGACGCTGGCGACGCGGCTCGTCGCGCCCTACGTCGGGCTGACGCTGGAGTCGACGACCGCGGTCATCGGCGTCGCGCTGGCCGGCATCGCGGCCGGGGCGTCGCTCGGCGGGCGGTGGGCCGACGTGTTCCCGCCGCGGCGCGTCGCCGCCGGGGCGCTCGCCGCCGGCGGGCTCGGCGTGCTGGCGGTCCGGCCGCTGGTGCGGCTGCTCGGGCCGGTGCTCGGCCCCGGACCGGTCGCCGCGATCCTGCTCGTCGCGGCGTCGACCCTGGTGTCGGTCACGGCGCTGGCGATGGTCACACCGGCGATCACGCGGGCCCGCCTGACGACCGTCGACGGCTCGGGCAGCGTGATCGGGGAGCTGTCGGCGGCGGGCACGATCGGGTCGCTCGCCGGCACCTTCCTCACCGGGTTCGTGCTGGTCACGTTCCTGCCGGTCACGGCGATCCTGCTGATCACCGCCGCGGCCTGCCTGGTGCTGGCCCTGCTCGTCGTCGAGGACGCCCGGCGCTCGGCGCTCACCCGCGGCGGCGTGGCGGCCGTGCTGCTGGCCGTCGCGCTGGTCGCCGTGCCGGGCCGCTGCGACGCCGACACCGTCTACTACTGCGCCCGCGTCGACGCCGACCCGGAGCGGGCGAGCGCGCAGGTCCTCGTCCTCGACGACCTGCGCCACTCCTACGTCGACCGCGCCGATCCCGCGCACCTGGAGTTCGCCTACACGCAGCGCTTCGGCGACGCGATCGACGCCGCGTTCCCGGCCGGGGCGCCGCTGCGCGCGGTGCACGTCGGCGGGGGCGGGTTCACGATGCCGCGCTGGCTCGCCGCGACCCGCCCGGGCTCCACGTCCACGGTGCTGGAGGTCGACCAGGGGGTGGTCGACCTCGGGCGCCGGGAGCTGGGCGTCGACGAGATCCCCGACGTCGACATCCGCGTCGGCGACGCCCGCACCACGCTGGCCGCGCTGCCCGACGGCTCCGCCGACCTCGTCGTCGGCGACGCGTTCGGGGCCCGCTCGGTGCCCTGGCACCTGGCCACCACCGAGTTCGTCGACGAGGTGCGGCGCGTCCTGCGCCCCGGCGGCCTCTACGTCCTCAACATCATCGACCGCGACCCGCGCGCCCTGCTCGCCGCCGAGACCGCCACCGTCGCCGGCCGGTTCGTCACCGTCGCCCTGCTCGTGCGCCCCGACCAGCTCACGCCCGGCGGCGGGGGCAACGCGGTGCTCGTCGCCTCGGACCGGGCCCCCGACCTGGGCGCGCTCGCCGCCGCCGCGGCCGCCCGCGGGGAACCCGGCTCGCTGCTCGACGACGCCGCCACCCGCGCGCTCGCGCAGGACGCCCCGGTGCTCACCGACGACCGCGCTCCCGTCGACCAGCTGCAGACGTAG
- a CDS encoding MaoC family dehydratase, protein MRVFDGVDDLRAAKGTQLGVGEWVTIDQGQIDTFADATDDHQWIHIDAEKAADGPFGTTIAHGFLTLSLLSSLVAKVFAVENTRMGVNYGLNKVRFTSPVPVGSRVRANVELTDVSDVDGGVQVTTKVTVEIEGSERPALVAEWLTRRYV, encoded by the coding sequence ATGCGCGTCTTCGACGGAGTGGACGACCTGCGGGCGGCGAAGGGCACGCAGCTCGGCGTGGGCGAGTGGGTGACCATCGACCAGGGGCAGATCGACACCTTCGCCGACGCCACCGACGACCACCAGTGGATCCACATCGACGCCGAGAAGGCCGCGGACGGCCCGTTCGGCACGACGATCGCGCACGGCTTCCTCACCCTGTCGCTGCTGTCCTCGCTCGTCGCGAAGGTCTTCGCGGTCGAGAACACGAGGATGGGCGTCAACTACGGCCTCAACAAGGTGCGGTTCACCTCGCCCGTCCCGGTCGGCAGCAGGGTGCGCGCCAACGTCGAGCTGACCGACGTCTCCGACGTCGACGGCGGCGTGCAGGTCACCACGAAGGTGACCGTGGAGATCGAGGGATCGGAGCGCCCGGCGCTCGTCGCCGAGTGGCTCACCCGCCGGTACGTCTGA
- a CDS encoding transglutaminase-like domain-containing protein, with translation MDAVQRFGRVVAAPDPPLDRAALALAAGAQPDLDVTRWLRELDRLAAGVTSVDGLLHRLFVEEGFGGNVGDYTDPRNSLLHHVLGRRLGIPITLAVVTMEVGRRAGVPMEGVGMPGHFLVRPTGTSRYLDVFAGGVEISGARCEELFRGATGAGPEIPFGPHLLTATPTRAILVRMLENLRAVYGARRRPGDLEWVLRMRLLLPGVRLADVLELGEALGDQGRWLEGAKLLEDRVPAASAAHAERLRTAAKSLRAHLN, from the coding sequence GTGGACGCCGTGCAGCGGTTCGGTCGGGTCGTCGCGGCCCCCGATCCCCCGTTGGACCGGGCCGCGCTGGCGCTCGCGGCCGGGGCCCAGCCCGACCTCGACGTCACGCGCTGGCTCCGCGAGCTCGACCGCCTCGCCGCGGGCGTCACCTCCGTCGACGGCCTGCTCCACCGGCTGTTCGTCGAGGAGGGGTTCGGCGGCAACGTCGGCGACTACACCGATCCGCGCAACTCGCTGCTGCACCACGTGCTGGGCCGCCGCCTCGGCATCCCGATCACGCTCGCCGTCGTGACGATGGAGGTGGGGCGCCGGGCCGGGGTGCCGATGGAGGGCGTCGGCATGCCCGGGCACTTCCTCGTCCGCCCGACCGGGACCAGCCGCTACCTCGACGTGTTCGCGGGCGGCGTCGAGATCAGCGGGGCGCGGTGCGAGGAGCTGTTCCGCGGGGCGACGGGGGCGGGGCCCGAGATCCCGTTCGGCCCGCACCTGCTCACCGCCACCCCGACCCGGGCGATCCTGGTGCGGATGCTGGAGAACCTGCGCGCGGTCTACGGGGCCCGGCGCCGGCCCGGCGACCTGGAGTGGGTGCTGCGGATGCGGCTGCTGCTGCCGGGCGTCCGGCTCGCCGACGTGCTGGAGCTCGGCGAGGCCCTGGGCGACCAGGGCCGCTGGCTGGAGGGCGCGAAGCTGCTGGAGGACCGGGTGCCCGCGGCGTCGGCGGCGCACGCGGAGCGCCTGCGGACCGCGGCGAAGAGCCTGCGGGCGCACCTCAACTGA
- a CDS encoding ATP-binding protein, which yields MDSGATGVVDHLAVPYSGVEELAARLEPALSGALAAGDPVLAVLADAERDAVSALLGSDAARVDFADPARVHAVPAFTVAVRWARLARQAVAGRVLVIGQHLTLPDVGAEHWARLDLAIDVAIEGLPITVLCACPDTDPAIGRTHPQLLTADGPRPGPGYRPPPEALVEYPPPPPPDLGPADAELAFRMADLPTVRRRVAAAGASAGLHDDRVDDLVLAVNELATNSVEHGPGSARLRLWATPGSVVAEVTDRGRMNVPFPGLVRPPSTGARGRGLWLASELTDVLQVWSDDDGTVIRVHTE from the coding sequence ATGGACAGCGGGGCCACCGGTGTCGTCGACCACCTGGCCGTGCCCTACTCCGGGGTCGAGGAGCTGGCCGCCCGGCTCGAGCCCGCGCTGAGCGGCGCCCTCGCGGCGGGCGACCCGGTGCTCGCGGTGCTGGCAGACGCGGAGCGCGACGCGGTCAGCGCGCTGCTCGGGTCCGACGCCGCACGCGTCGACTTCGCCGATCCGGCGCGGGTGCACGCCGTCCCGGCGTTCACCGTCGCCGTGCGCTGGGCGCGGCTCGCGCGCCAGGCCGTCGCCGGCCGGGTGCTGGTGATCGGGCAGCACCTGACGCTGCCCGACGTGGGGGCCGAGCACTGGGCGCGGCTCGACCTCGCCATCGACGTGGCCATCGAGGGCCTGCCGATCACGGTGCTGTGCGCCTGCCCCGACACCGACCCGGCGATCGGGCGGACCCACCCCCAGCTGCTCACCGCCGACGGCCCGCGCCCGGGGCCCGGCTACCGGCCCCCGCCCGAGGCGCTCGTCGAGTACCCGCCGCCCCCGCCGCCGGACCTGGGCCCGGCCGACGCCGAGCTGGCGTTCCGGATGGCCGACCTGCCGACGGTCCGCCGCCGTGTCGCCGCGGCCGGCGCCTCCGCCGGTCTCCACGACGACCGCGTCGACGACCTGGTGCTCGCCGTCAACGAGCTGGCCACCAACAGCGTCGAGCACGGCCCGGGGTCGGCCCGGCTCCGCCTGTGGGCGACCCCCGGGTCGGTCGTCGCGGAGGTGACCGACCGGGGCCGGATGAACGTGCCGTTCCCCGGGCTCGTGCGCCCGCCGTCGACGGGTGCGCGCGGGCGGGGCCTGTGGCTGGCGTCCGAGCTGACCGACGTGCTGCAGGTGTGGAGCGACGACGACGGCACCGTCATCCGCGTGCACACCGAGTAG
- a CDS encoding DUF1353 domain-containing protein encodes MTFLTGPEVLVRQATAEDWTLEEELVYQGRTERFVVPRGTLTDFASVPRVFVWLVPKFGRYTAAAVLHDHLVRVERPAGRISAVDADGLFRRAMRELGVPFLLRWFMWAAVRLGSLTDRDGRAGWLRDLPAVLAVTLVALPVVALPAVAIVVGLVLFGALEFLVWPVLLVGRLLRPDSDRAVNRPDPGFRT; translated from the coding sequence ATGACGTTCCTGACCGGGCCCGAGGTCCTCGTCCGGCAGGCCACCGCCGAGGACTGGACCCTGGAGGAGGAGCTGGTCTACCAGGGCCGCACGGAGCGGTTCGTGGTGCCGCGGGGCACGCTCACCGACTTCGCCTCGGTGCCGCGCGTGTTCGTCTGGCTGGTCCCGAAGTTCGGCCGCTACACCGCGGCCGCGGTGCTGCACGACCACCTCGTGCGGGTCGAGCGGCCGGCCGGGCGGATCAGCGCGGTCGACGCCGACGGCCTGTTCCGCCGGGCCATGCGCGAGCTCGGCGTGCCGTTCCTGCTGCGCTGGTTCATGTGGGCCGCGGTGCGGTTGGGCTCGCTCACCGACCGCGACGGCCGCGCCGGCTGGCTGCGCGACCTGCCCGCGGTGCTGGCCGTCACGCTCGTCGCGCTGCCGGTGGTGGCGCTGCCCGCCGTCGCGATCGTGGTCGGGCTGGTGCTGTTCGGGGCGCTGGAGTTCCTGGTCTGGCCGGTGCTGCTGGTGGGCCGCCTGCTGCGCCCCGACAGCGACCGCGCCGTCAACCGGCCCGACCCGGGCTTCCGCACCTGA
- a CDS encoding acetyl-CoA C-acetyltransferase: protein MRDAVICEPLRTPVGGFGGSLRDVPAHELAATVIRGLLDRTGLAPDAVDDVVLGHCYPTMDAPAIGRVAALDAGLPVTVTGLQLDRRCGSGLQAVLYAAMQVQAGASDVVLAGGAESMSNASFYSTSMRWGAKAGPGVMLHDSLARGRVTAGGVNFPVPGGMLETAENLRREYSIPREEQDEFAVRSHHRAAAARDAGRFADEIVPVTVTGRKGDVVVDADEHIRADSSVEKLAGLRPILGKGDPDATVTAGNASGQNDGASICVVTTPEKAAELGLRPLARLVSWGVGGVAPATMGIGPVPAVAKALDTASLTLADIDLIELNEAFAAQVLACAREWKLTDADFDRVNVNGSGISLGHPVGATGGRILATLTREMVRRDARYGLETMCIGGGQGLAAVFARV from the coding sequence ATGCGCGACGCGGTGATCTGCGAGCCGCTGCGGACGCCGGTCGGCGGCTTCGGCGGCTCCCTGCGGGACGTCCCGGCCCACGAGCTGGCCGCCACCGTCATCCGCGGCCTGCTCGACCGCACCGGGCTCGCCCCGGACGCCGTCGACGACGTGGTGCTCGGGCACTGCTACCCGACGATGGACGCCCCGGCCATCGGGCGCGTGGCCGCGCTCGACGCCGGGCTCCCGGTCACCGTCACCGGCCTGCAGCTCGACCGCCGCTGCGGCTCGGGCCTGCAGGCCGTGCTCTACGCGGCGATGCAGGTGCAGGCGGGCGCGTCGGACGTCGTGCTGGCCGGCGGCGCGGAGTCGATGTCGAACGCGTCGTTCTACTCGACGTCGATGCGCTGGGGGGCGAAGGCGGGCCCCGGCGTGATGCTGCACGACTCGCTCGCGCGCGGCCGCGTCACGGCGGGCGGGGTGAACTTCCCGGTGCCCGGCGGCATGCTGGAGACCGCGGAGAACCTGCGCCGGGAGTACTCCATACCCCGCGAGGAGCAGGACGAGTTCGCGGTCCGCAGCCACCACCGGGCGGCCGCGGCGCGCGACGCCGGCCGGTTCGCCGACGAGATCGTGCCCGTCACCGTGACGGGCCGGAAGGGGGACGTGGTCGTCGACGCCGACGAGCACATCCGCGCCGACTCCTCGGTCGAGAAGCTCGCCGGGCTGCGCCCGATCCTCGGCAAGGGCGACCCCGACGCCACCGTCACCGCAGGCAACGCCAGCGGGCAGAACGACGGTGCGTCGATCTGCGTCGTCACCACGCCGGAGAAGGCCGCGGAGCTGGGCCTGCGCCCGCTCGCGCGCCTCGTGTCGTGGGGCGTCGGCGGCGTGGCGCCCGCGACGATGGGCATCGGGCCCGTCCCGGCCGTCGCGAAGGCGCTGGACACCGCGTCGCTGACGCTGGCCGACATCGACCTGATCGAGCTCAACGAGGCGTTCGCGGCGCAGGTGCTGGCCTGCGCGCGCGAGTGGAAGCTCACCGACGCCGACTTCGACCGGGTCAACGTCAACGGGTCGGGCATCTCGCTCGGCCACCCCGTCGGGGCCACCGGCGGCCGCATCCTGGCCACGCTCACGCGCGAGATGGTCCGGCGCGACGCGCGCTACGGCCTGGAGACGATGTGCATCGGCGGGGGCCAGGGACTGGCGGCGGTCTTCGCCCGCGTGTGA
- a CDS encoding acyl-CoA dehydrogenase family protein, protein MDLTLSEEHEALRATVEDFARKEVAPVIGDLYEREEFPYEIVAKMGAMGLFGLPVSEEYGGMGGDYFALCLALEELARVDSSVAITLEAGVSLGAMPIYRFGTEEQKREWLPALAAGEKLGAFGLTEAGGGSDAGATRTTARLDGDEWVINGSKAFITNSGTDITSVITVTAITGERDGGKKEISAIMVPAGTPGLRVAKPYSKVGWCSSDTRELFFDDVRVPAANLVGERGRGYAQFLSILDEGRVAIAALSVGLAQGCVDESVRYAHEREAFGQKIGNYQAVAFMIADMEVRAHTARLAYYAAAAKMLKGEPFKKEAAIAKLVSSNAAMDNARAATQVFGGYGFMNEYPVGRFYRDAKILEIGEGTSEVQRMLIARQLGL, encoded by the coding sequence ATGGACCTCACACTCAGCGAGGAGCACGAGGCGCTGCGCGCCACCGTCGAGGACTTCGCGCGCAAGGAGGTCGCCCCCGTCATCGGTGACCTCTACGAGCGCGAGGAGTTCCCGTACGAGATCGTCGCGAAGATGGGGGCGATGGGCCTGTTCGGGCTGCCCGTCTCCGAGGAGTACGGCGGCATGGGCGGCGACTACTTCGCCCTGTGCCTCGCGCTGGAGGAGCTCGCGCGCGTCGACTCGTCGGTGGCGATCACGCTGGAGGCCGGCGTCTCGCTGGGCGCGATGCCGATCTACCGCTTCGGGACCGAGGAGCAGAAGCGGGAGTGGCTCCCGGCGCTCGCGGCGGGGGAGAAGCTGGGCGCGTTCGGGCTCACCGAGGCCGGTGGCGGCTCCGACGCCGGCGCCACCCGCACCACCGCCCGGCTCGACGGCGACGAGTGGGTGATCAACGGGTCGAAGGCGTTCATCACGAACTCCGGCACCGACATCACCAGCGTCATCACCGTCACCGCGATCACCGGCGAGCGCGACGGCGGGAAGAAGGAGATCTCGGCGATCATGGTCCCGGCCGGGACGCCGGGGCTGCGGGTCGCGAAGCCGTACTCGAAGGTCGGCTGGTGCAGCTCCGACACCCGCGAGCTGTTCTTCGACGACGTGCGCGTGCCCGCGGCGAACCTCGTCGGCGAGCGCGGCCGCGGCTACGCGCAGTTCCTCTCCATCCTCGACGAGGGCCGCGTCGCGATCGCGGCCCTGAGCGTGGGGCTGGCCCAGGGCTGCGTCGACGAGTCGGTGCGCTACGCCCACGAGCGCGAGGCGTTCGGGCAGAAGATCGGGAACTACCAGGCCGTCGCGTTCATGATCGCCGACATGGAGGTGCGCGCCCACACCGCGCGCCTGGCCTACTACGCGGCCGCGGCGAAGATGCTCAAGGGCGAGCCGTTCAAGAAGGAGGCGGCGATCGCCAAGCTCGTCTCCTCCAACGCGGCGATGGACAACGCGCGCGCGGCCACCCAGGTCTTCGGCGGGTACGGCTTCATGAACGAGTACCCGGTCGGGCGCTTCTACCGCGACGCGAAGATCCTGGAGATCGGCGAGGGCACCTCGGAGGTGCAGCGCATGCTGATCGCCCGTCAGCTCGGCCTCTGA
- the surE gene encoding 5'/3'-nucleotidase SurE, whose translation MASSRRLPASGLRALITNDDGIDSPGLWALAAGARDAGFEVTVAAPHVDASGVGGSVLAVREDGRVRLHPRELPGLDGVPAYAVEGHPAFIVHSAARGWLDPAPDVVLSGINLGSNVGRAVLHSGTVGAALTAGIHGWRALAVSLDTGWDPPERPRWDAVRHVLPSVLDILLAEDEATVLNLNVPDRAPEELGELREATLAPFGAVQVRVDHRSGDDGHALHMTFGGSTPPEPGTDTALLVEGHPTLTRLESISARPGVRAGAAVN comes from the coding sequence GTGGCCTCCTCGCGACGACTCCCGGCATCCGGCCTCAGGGCCCTGATCACCAACGACGACGGGATCGACTCCCCGGGGCTGTGGGCACTCGCCGCGGGCGCCCGGGACGCGGGGTTCGAGGTGACCGTCGCCGCGCCGCACGTCGACGCGAGCGGGGTCGGCGGGTCGGTGCTGGCCGTGCGCGAGGACGGCCGGGTCCGGCTGCACCCCCGCGAGCTGCCCGGCCTCGACGGCGTGCCGGCCTACGCGGTGGAGGGCCACCCCGCGTTCATCGTGCACTCGGCGGCGCGCGGCTGGCTCGACCCGGCCCCGGACGTCGTGCTGTCCGGGATCAACCTCGGCTCCAACGTCGGGCGGGCGGTGCTGCACTCGGGCACGGTCGGCGCGGCGCTGACCGCCGGGATCCACGGCTGGCGCGCGCTGGCGGTCTCCCTCGACACCGGGTGGGACCCGCCGGAGCGCCCGCGCTGGGACGCCGTGCGGCACGTCCTGCCCTCGGTGCTCGACATCCTGCTCGCCGAGGACGAGGCCACCGTCCTGAACCTCAACGTGCCCGACCGCGCCCCCGAGGAGCTGGGCGAGCTGCGCGAGGCGACGCTGGCCCCGTTCGGGGCGGTGCAGGTGCGGGTCGACCACCGCTCCGGCGACGACGGGCACGCGCTGCACATGACCTTCGGCGGATCGACCCCGCCGGAGCCGGGCACCGACACCGCGCTGCTGGTCGAGGGCCACCCCACGCTGACGCGCCTGGAGTCGATCAGTGCCCGGCCCGGCGTGCGGGCTGGGGCTGCTGTGAACTGA
- a CDS encoding aldose 1-epimerase family protein translates to MPPTGEQFEIRSGTARAVVTEVGAGLRAFSVDDRPYVETFDVDSRPPRGAGCVLVPWPNRTARGQWLWDGGPQQLALSEPAAGNAIHGLLRHTLYRPEEQSPDAVTLCAVVAPQPGWPVPLATSVRYAVDAGGLTVTHAVTNVGTAAVPFGVGAHPYLRAGAADTDDCTLHLAATTALPLGGGLPVAPAAPVPPPEIALRGAELDHAFGGCVPADGDDLVRHRLSGPDGDVELWADPDFGWVQVFTPDDHPGRGRAVAVEPMTCPPDALNSGTGLLVVGPGETWTGRWGISPR, encoded by the coding sequence ATGCCGCCGACGGGCGAGCAGTTCGAGATCCGCTCCGGGACCGCGCGGGCCGTCGTCACCGAGGTGGGGGCGGGGTTGCGGGCGTTCTCCGTCGACGACCGCCCCTACGTCGAGACCTTCGACGTCGACTCCCGCCCGCCCCGCGGCGCGGGCTGCGTGCTGGTGCCGTGGCCCAACCGCACCGCGCGCGGCCAGTGGCTGTGGGACGGCGGGCCGCAGCAGCTCGCCCTGTCCGAGCCGGCCGCGGGCAACGCGATCCACGGGCTGCTCCGGCACACCCTCTACCGGCCCGAGGAGCAGTCGCCGGACGCCGTCACCCTCTGCGCCGTCGTCGCCCCGCAGCCGGGCTGGCCGGTGCCGCTGGCGACGTCGGTGCGCTACGCCGTCGACGCGGGCGGGCTGACCGTCACCCACGCCGTCACCAACGTCGGGACGGCCGCGGTGCCCTTCGGCGTCGGCGCCCACCCCTACCTGCGCGCCGGGGCCGCCGACACCGACGACTGCACGCTGCACCTCGCCGCCACCACCGCGCTCCCGCTCGGCGGGGGCCTGCCGGTCGCGCCCGCCGCGCCCGTGCCGCCGCCGGAGATCGCGCTGCGCGGCGCCGAGCTCGACCACGCCTTCGGCGGCTGCGTGCCCGCCGACGGCGACGACCTCGTGCGCCACCGCCTCTCCGGTCCCGACGGCGACGTCGAGCTGTGGGCCGACCCCGACTTCGGCTGGGTCCAGGTCTTCACCCCCGACGACCACCCCGGCCGCGGCCGCGCCGTGGCCGTCGAGCCGATGACGTGCCCGCCCGACGCGCTGAACTCCGGGACCGGGCTGCTGGTCGTGGGGCCGGGGGAGACCTGGACGGGCCGCTGGGGGATCTCGCCGCGATGA